A stretch of Castanea sativa cultivar Marrone di Chiusa Pesio chromosome 2, ASM4071231v1 DNA encodes these proteins:
- the LOC142624908 gene encoding putative ubiquitin-conjugating enzyme E2 39, with protein sequence MILGKALRLQKKYCFTNANSSVLKKVMQEWKILENNLPETIYVQVYDKRMDLLRAVIVGAAGTPYHDGLFFFDFAFPPSYPNSPPNAHYHAHGMRLNPNLYSSGKVCLSLLNTWISEKEAEWNPCSSTILQVLVSLQGLVLNEKPYYNEPDLSNSPNEMFSKSYNNNIFLLSCRTMLILLRKPRMSFEGFVHKHFCTRANFIVQACRAYIKGCAIVGNYQDNGSHSSSTIEDSAEFKALMEELYPNLEVALTKNAASVIKSALTTDMKNAALGLHTTIEDSAEFKALIMEELYPNLEIALTNNTALVTTSALTTDMKSAALGLHTTNNVANLLEGTGKWFMRYWLELGWLNNLENYDEKSGL encoded by the exons ATGATTTTGGGAAAAGCATTACGTCTTCAG AAGAAATATTGCTTCACAAATGCTAATAGTAGTGTTCTCAAGAAGGTCATGCAGGAATGGAAAATCCTAGAGAACAATCTGCCAGAAACTATATATGTTCAAGTCTATGACAAAAGAATGGATTTGTTACGAGCAGTTATTGTTGGGGCTGCTGGAACACCCTATCATGATGGCCTTTTCTTCTTCGACTTTGCATTTCCTCCTAGCTACCCCAATAGCCCTCCAAATGCACATTATCATGCACATGGCATGAGACTGAATCCAAATCTGTATAGCAGTGGAAAAGTCTGTTTGAGCCTCCTCAACACATGGATTAGTGAAAAGGAAGCTGAGTGGAACCCTTGTAGTTCCACAATCCTCCAGGTTCTAGTGTCACTCCAAGGACTTGTTCTTAATGAGAAACCCTACTATAATGAGCCGGATCTTAGTAACTCTCCTAATGAAATGTTTTCAAAGAGCTATAACaacaatattttccttttatcttgTAGGACAATGTTGATCTTATTGAGAAAACCCCGAATGAGTTTTGAGGGCTTTGTCCATAAACATTTTTGCACTCGTGCAAACTTTATAGTACAAGCTTGCAGGGCATATATAAAGGGTTGTGCAATAGTTGGCAACTATCAAGATAATGGATCTCATTCTTCCTCTACCATTGAAGATTCAGCAGAATTTAAGGCACTAATGGAAGAACTCTATCCCAACCTTGAAGTCGCCTTGACCAAAAATGCAGCTTCAGTCATTAAATCGGCTCTCACTACTGACATGAAGAATGCAGCTCTAGGCCTTCACACGACCATTGAAGATTCAGCAGAATTTAAGGCACTAATAATGGAAGAACTCTATCCGAACCTTGAAATCGCCTTGACTAATAATACAGCTTTAGTCACTACATCAGCTCTCACTACTGACATGAAGAGTGCAGCTCTAGGCCTTCACACGACCAACAAT GTTGCAAATCTTCTCGAGGGAACTGGTAAGTGGTTTATGAGATACTGGCTAGAGCTAGGGTGGCTAAATAATTTGGAGAATTATGATGAAAAATCAGgactataa